From Crassaminicella indica, one genomic window encodes:
- a CDS encoding spore germination protein: protein MKNNNRLINKIKELREENFGVSVRKLSIFNEEVFILYIPELTDRGVLSDNIIKPILQYGKEQMLTIDKILLSIVYLDDIFSDDDEEKIVEYILEGKSIIILLKEAKYIVANTLKVEQRKVQTPEIETTLRGPKDAFTENLDTNLSLVRYRIKDPSLRIDKSIIGKRTKTNTAVIYIKDIANPKYVNEVKKRIQKISVDGILESGYVQKFLLNNTFDLFPQAGIVERSDTACANLLEGKICILVEGSSLGLIVPKTFIEFLDTGEDHYNNLYLAIFSKILTALALCITLTVSALYIAVVSFHTDILPPQYILSLAIARKTVPFNALIETLVMEFIAEILREASIRLPQQIGPAIGIVGAIVIGQAAVAAGLVSPLLVIIVSLSMMCSFVAADYTIISSIRILKFFLIFITGIFGLFGFVMGFTVIMINLCAQTSFGVPYSAPLAPFHFKDIINYIFSDITLAKMRPKFLHTKDKTRQ from the coding sequence ATGAAAAATAATAATCGATTGATAAATAAAATAAAAGAATTGAGAGAAGAAAACTTTGGTGTGTCTGTAAGAAAACTATCTATTTTTAATGAAGAAGTGTTTATATTATATATTCCAGAGTTGACAGATCGAGGAGTATTATCGGACAACATTATAAAGCCTATATTACAGTATGGAAAAGAGCAAATGCTTACTATAGATAAAATATTATTGTCTATTGTTTATTTAGATGATATTTTTAGTGATGATGATGAAGAAAAGATAGTTGAGTATATTTTAGAAGGAAAGTCGATTATTATTCTTTTAAAGGAAGCTAAATATATTGTTGCAAACACTTTAAAGGTTGAGCAAAGAAAGGTTCAGACGCCAGAAATAGAAACTACGCTAAGAGGTCCTAAGGATGCTTTTACTGAAAATCTCGATACTAATTTGTCTCTTGTTCGCTACAGGATAAAAGATCCTTCTCTTAGAATTGATAAGTCGATAATCGGAAAAAGAACAAAGACAAATACAGCTGTTATTTATATAAAAGATATAGCAAACCCTAAATATGTGAATGAAGTGAAAAAAAGAATCCAAAAGATCAGCGTAGATGGCATACTTGAGTCTGGATATGTTCAAAAATTTCTTTTGAACAATACTTTTGATTTATTTCCTCAAGCAGGTATTGTAGAGAGGTCTGATACAGCCTGTGCCAACCTATTAGAAGGAAAGATTTGTATTCTTGTAGAAGGAAGTAGTTTAGGCTTGATAGTACCGAAAACCTTTATTGAATTTTTGGATACAGGAGAGGATCATTATAACAATTTATATTTAGCGATATTTTCTAAAATACTGACTGCATTAGCATTGTGTATAACTTTGACTGTATCTGCTTTGTATATTGCTGTTGTTAGCTTTCATACAGATATTTTGCCACCCCAATATATTTTAAGCTTGGCTATTGCTAGGAAAACTGTTCCTTTCAATGCGTTGATAGAAACACTTGTTATGGAGTTTATAGCAGAAATATTAAGAGAAGCAAGTATAAGGCTTCCGCAGCAAATAGGACCAGCTATTGGAATTGTTGGAGCTATCGTAATAGGACAAGCTGCAGTTGCTGCAGGATTAGTCAGTCCACTTTTAGTAATTATCGTATCTTTATCTATGATGTGTTCCTTTGTAGCAGCAGATTATACGATTATCAGTTCTATTCGCATATTAAAATTTTTCTTGATTTTTATAACAGGTATATTTGGATTATTTGGATTTGTTATGGGATTTACAGTTATTATGATTAACTTATGCGCCCAAACAAGCTTTGGTGTACCTTATTCTGCTCCTCTTGCACCATTTCATTTTAAAGATATAATCAATT
- a CDS encoding Ger(x)C family spore germination protein, whose protein sequence is MIKKYSKVCMLFICLFILTSCWDYRDIDKKCIVVAIGVDAVGKDIEFSGEIAQLTPSAASQEKSQVAGVYNLLSYGKTFEEARVNYDAVNPCSTFLGATRVVVFGQNFAKKGIEPYLYRINHIYDYRKTILPVVCREKPRELFKMKTKKDMSVGFLIENILNHLASSGKAMYPTVGELLFNVETGGGCYAVPYIGTEKGDIKYLGLAVMKKSKLIGEIDLEETDGVLYILAEKPRIVEVIPYYKNKNNNTSFRVAVKKRKIETNYKDNEVFIQIALDLKAELQYQYDIQPVTDNDIKELEKSLSEKVKNKVMLAIQKAQKEFQCDYFQFRRYFKAKYPKIYKKIKWEDVFPKMNIKVVVQTKIVNKSLADPNAKKKY, encoded by the coding sequence ATGATAAAAAAGTACAGTAAGGTATGTATGCTTTTTATATGTTTATTTATTCTGACAAGCTGTTGGGATTATAGGGATATTGATAAGAAGTGTATTGTTGTTGCTATTGGGGTAGATGCTGTTGGAAAGGATATTGAATTTTCAGGTGAAATTGCACAGCTTACGCCTTCTGCTGCAAGTCAAGAAAAGTCTCAAGTAGCAGGCGTATATAATTTATTATCTTATGGAAAAACCTTTGAGGAAGCTCGAGTAAATTATGATGCAGTAAATCCTTGCTCTACATTTTTAGGGGCAACAAGAGTTGTTGTATTTGGACAAAATTTTGCAAAAAAGGGAATAGAACCTTATTTATATAGGATCAATCACATTTATGATTATCGAAAAACTATTTTACCAGTAGTGTGTCGTGAAAAGCCTAGAGAATTATTTAAAATGAAAACAAAAAAAGATATGTCTGTAGGATTTTTGATAGAGAATATTTTGAATCACTTAGCAAGCAGTGGAAAAGCTATGTATCCAACAGTTGGGGAATTACTTTTTAATGTAGAAACAGGAGGAGGATGCTATGCTGTACCTTATATAGGTACTGAAAAGGGAGATATAAAGTATTTAGGGCTTGCAGTTATGAAAAAATCAAAATTAATAGGCGAGATAGATCTTGAAGAAACCGATGGCGTATTATACATATTGGCAGAAAAGCCTAGAATCGTTGAAGTAATTCCATATTATAAAAATAAGAATAACAATACATCTTTTCGTGTAGCTGTTAAAAAAAGAAAGATTGAAACAAACTATAAAGATAATGAAGTTTTTATTCAGATTGCTTTAGATTTAAAGGCAGAGCTTCAGTATCAATATGATATACAGCCAGTTACTGATAATGATATAAAGGAATTAGAAAAGAGTTTATCAGAAAAAGTGAAAAATAAAGTGATGCTAGCTATTCAAAAAGCACAAAAAGAGTTTCAATGTGATTATTTTCAATTCAGAAGATATTTTAAAGCCAAATATCCTAAAATTTATAAAAAAATAAAATGGGAAGATGTCTTTCCTAAGATGAATATAAAAGTAGTAGTTCAAACAAAAATTGTTAACAAAAGCTTGGCAGATCCAAATGCTAAAAAGAAATATTAG